Part of the Gemmatimonadota bacterium genome, CAGAGACCACAATGCTGCGATAAACATATTGACGTTGGGGCTACAACGTCAGGCGGATTGACCGCCAAGAAGCCCACAGGCTTTAGCCGTGGGAGTAGTCACCTGCCACGTTAACTGTGCCTTCGATTTTACCTCTGAAGAGATTCGACTGATGCGGGAAAATCTCGCCGAACGGGAGACACTCTACACCGATTTGTGCGCCTGGGACCACGCGAATTACGGACTCGATGAACATTGGATTCGGGCTGATCCCTATGAGCAGGAAGTGGGGTCAAAGCACTCCGTCAATTTGCAGATCTATTTCACCAACCATTCCGAAGAGGCGCGGCGAACTGGGTGTTGCCCCGTCTTGCCGGAATCGTGGGATATCCGCCTGCCGCAACAAGAGATAACAATTCCCGCCAAACAAGAGGGGCATATCAATTTCACCATACCTATTCCGGAGGGAAATCACGCCCGGTCCCAACGTCTGATCATTCCGATAGAAGTGACCTATGATGGGCGTTTACTCGGGCAGTTTCGCGAAGCGGTTCTGGTTTTTTAGTCTTCCAATATCAGACCATCACGCCGTGCGAAAAGTATCGGTGTTTCTGCTGCGCTACCATTCTCCTCATAGACCTACGGTACTCGATGCGAGCCACAGATGGGGATGTGTTTCCAGGATCAGATCTGCCACTTTTTGTACTGCTTTTTTCACCCCCCAGGTGGGGCGCGGCTGACCCATCGGCGCCAGTTTGATCAATAGCTGATTGTTTTTGCGAAATAAGAGGGATATGCCGAAGTACTGGGCGAGTTCTCCTTCGCGTACCATAACTGAGATGAGGCCGTGATTGTCGGGCTGTTGGCAGTAGAGGTCTGTCATTTTGATCACGACCTGTGTATTCCGATGGGTTTCGCGCCACACTTGATCTGTGGCGTGTTCGATAAGGCTCAGTATTTCTTCGCGATGGTATTCGCCTTCTAATACGATATTTGGCATTTTCCCTACCTTTTGAATGTGCGTTTCGACTGATGGTTCCGATTTTTGACGCCAGACAAAATAGTGGATGGGTACGCCCGCATCTATGGCTTTTTGTTCGTATTTGGTTGGGGTGCGTCCGGGTAACTGGTGAACAGATGGGGTTTCGTAAATGGATTGCAGGTGCGATTGTCGCGACAGTACGTCGGTGACCCACGTTGCGTAATCTGCGTGATCTGTCGCTATGGTTACTGCGCCACCCGGTTTTAATCGTTCGGCCAGTATTTTTATAAACGCATCTTGAATCAGACGCCGATTGTGGTGTCGCTCTTTGGGCCATGGATCTGAAAAATTGATCCATATTTCCGATAGGGATTGCGGGGCAAATACGTGTTGTAATAAATATGCGGCATCGCCCTCTATTGCGCGCACGTGATTTAATTTCAGGGCGTTTAATCGCTTGAACAATCGGCGCATGGATCCCCAGGCGCGTTCGATCCCGACAAAACACGCATCGGGACGCGACGCTGCCATATCGGATAGGAAATGTCCATTGCCAAATCCAATTTCGAGGACGAGGTCGCCTGGCCGATCAAAAATTTGCGGCCAGTCTATCGGCCAATCCAGTTGCAGCCATGGGACTGTGTATTTTTGTATTTCCTCGCTCAGCGGTAGCGACATGATTTACCTGCGGATTTCGGTAAAGCGTTTGACCTGAGCCGTCATAGCCACTTCCGTCGGCAGACGTTCCATTGAGCTGGCGCCGTAAAAGCCATCGACTTCGGGGACCCGTTCGAGGATATAAGAGGCGTCTTCTGGTTCGGCAATAGGCCCGCCGTGGCAAAGCGTGATGACATCGCCTCGAATTGACTTGCAGGCATTGCAAATTGCCTTTACTTCTTCCACGCAGTCGTCGAGGGTTTTTGCCGTGTGCGCGCCAATTGTGCCTTTGGTTGTCAATCCCATGTGCGCCACGACGATATCGGCACCTGCTTCTGTCATGAGTTGTCCTTCTTCGACATTGAACGCATAGGGCGTTGTGAGCATGTCCATTTCACGGGCAGCCGCGATCATTTCCACTTCGAGGTGGTAGCCCATTCCGGTTTCTTCCAGATTGGCGCGAAATAATCCGTCAATGAGTCCTACGGTTGGAAAATTTTGGATTCCCGCAAAGCCCAGGTCTCTCAGTTCCCGCAAGAAGTGATCCCGCAACATGAATGGGTCTGTTCCATTCACCCCGGCGAGTACGGGTGTGTGTGTTACTGCTGTGATGACTTCATAAGCCATTTCTTTGACTATTTCGTTGGCATTGCCATAGGCCAGGACGCCCGAGAGCGATCCTCGTCCCGCCATGCGATAGCGTCCCGAGTTGTAAATTACAATGAGATCAATGCCGCCCGCTTCTTCGCATTTTGCCGAGATTCCCGTGCCAGCACCACCGCCGATGATCGGCAGTCCATCTGAATTTTTTTTTCGCAGGCGTTCTAATATTGATGTTCGGCTCTCTGCTGCCATTGTTGTCTCCTTGTGTTTTATCGTATTTCCTGGAAACTCGCTACCAGTGCTGCTGCAAATTCCGGGTCGTTGATATTGTTCGCCAGCCGTTTGGTCTGTCGATTTTCCGTTTGTTCGATGCGCGCTTCCAGGGTTTCAAATAATGCCTTATCTGCATCCGGATCGTGAAAGGGCTGTCCTTCATCGTCGATTAACGATACGCCGTTTTCTGGAATTAGTATTTGAATTGGGACAGTTGATCGGTTCAATTTGTTCGCTATCCATTCGGCAAATTGGCGGTTTTCATCTGCTGTTGTCCTCATTAATGTGACCTGTGCGTTGTGTACGTGGAGTGTGCGGTTTTTAAATTGTTCGGGGACGGTTTCTACGGCACCAAAATTTACCATGTCGAGCGCGCCCAAGCTCACGACATAAGGTATTTCGCGGGCGAGAATGCAATCCATTCGCTCAGGTCCGGCGGGGAATACGCCGCCCACTACTTCGTCGGCCACTTCGGTTGTGGTGATATCCAGAACGCCGTCGATCATTCCGCTTTCGACCAGTTTTTCCATTGCCTGTCCACCCGTTCCTGTGGCGTGAAATACCAGGCAATCATATCCGTCTTTTTCCAGTGCTTCGCGGACCATGGTTACACACGGCGTTGTTACGCCAAACATGGTCATTCCAAGCGTGGGTTTGTCTTCGGCCTCTGCAACGGTGTTTACGACCATTCCCGCTATTGCATGCGCTGCATTGCCCAGTACTTGCCGCGATACGCGGTTGATTCCGGCTACATCTACCACGGAGTACATCATCGCTATATCGCAACACCCCACATAAGGCTCGGTGTTGCCACTGGCGACGGTGGATACCATGACTTTGGGTACGCCAATGGGCAATGCTTGCATTGCTGGCGTGATGAGTGCTGTGCCCCCGCTGCCCCCGATGCCAATAATACCCGTTACGTCGCCTTTGGCGTATTCTTGTAGTAAGTAGGCGCACAGTGCTTCTCCCATCGCTGTTACGGCTTCGCCCCGGTCCGTATGTCCGATTACTGCGCCCGTTCCGCCCGCGTGACAGGCGGCTATGGTTTCCCGCGATACATCCGGCGTTCCGCCCTGTGCGTCGCTCTGCGTGCCTACATCTACGACTGTTACCTCTGCGCCCGCGTTTTGGATGCATTCGGCGACATATCCGATTTCTTCACCTTTGGTATCCATTGTTGCTATTGCGTAAATACTGCTCATGATACTCTCCTCAATTTGATAAGTGGCTTTTTAGCTGCTGTTGTTCCATCGTATATTACCCGGTTCGGGAGAAGATAGCAATATCATTCCCTGCCTGCGCGCCCAATTGTGTGCGGCTCTGGCGAGCGCGGGGTGGTCGGCATTTAGATATGTTAGAGCTATTTCCTCGGTGCCATACTGATGCAGGGCCTGGACGAGCAGGGGTTCTGCTTCGGATATCCCATTTCGGATGAAGAAGGCGTGCGCGGCTGCTATAATCATCGTGCGTTTATGTTCCATGGCTTGCAGGAGTTTCTGGCTCGCTCTTGGCGTGGCAATCTCTCCCAGGGCTTCGGCAGAGCGCCATTGCACTTCTGGCTCGGGATGGTCGATGTGTTCCAGAAAATAGGTTTCTATCTGGAGAGTCGCTTCTCGTTCCCGCCAGTTGGTATCCAGGCGGTCCAGCACCCGCACCATTCGTCGCGCCCATATTCGTCCTTTTCCGATAATCGAGATGAGGGAATCCGCCACAGACGAATCGCCGATTGATCCCAGGGCATCGGCCGCTGCCCAGCGCACTTCGGCTGACTGATCATTCAGCATTTTCAACAGGGGAGCGATGGCACCGCGGTCTCCAATCTCTCCCAAGGCCTCGGTCGCAATGCGCCGAGCCTGTACCGATGTATCGTCTAATTGCTCAGTTAGCAAAGCCGTTGCACGGGGGTCCTTCAGTACACCCAGAGTTTGTATTGTTCCCAGGCGAAATAC contains:
- a CDS encoding Tm-1-like ATP-binding domain-containing protein, whose protein sequence is MSSIYAIATMDTKGEEIGYVAECIQNAGAEVTVVDVGTQSDAQGGTPDVSRETIAACHAGGTGAVIGHTDRGEAVTAMGEALCAYLLQEYAKGDVTGIIGIGGSGGTALITPAMQALPIGVPKVMVSTVASGNTEPYVGCCDIAMMYSVVDVAGINRVSRQVLGNAAHAIAGMVVNTVAEAEDKPTLGMTMFGVTTPCVTMVREALEKDGYDCLVFHATGTGGQAMEKLVESGMIDGVLDITTTEVADEVVGGVFPAGPERMDCILAREIPYVVSLGALDMVNFGAVETVPEQFKNRTLHVHNAQVTLMRTTADENRQFAEWIANKLNRSTVPIQILIPENGVSLIDDEGQPFHDPDADKALFETLEARIEQTENRQTKRLANNINDPEFAAALVASFQEIR
- the trmB gene encoding tRNA (guanosine(46)-N7)-methyltransferase TrmB, translated to MSLPLSEEIQKYTVPWLQLDWPIDWPQIFDRPGDLVLEIGFGNGHFLSDMAASRPDACFVGIERAWGSMRRLFKRLNALKLNHVRAIEGDAAYLLQHVFAPQSLSEIWINFSDPWPKERHHNRRLIQDAFIKILAERLKPGGAVTIATDHADYATWVTDVLSRQSHLQSIYETPSVHQLPGRTPTKYEQKAIDAGVPIHYFVWRQKSEPSVETHIQKVGKMPNIVLEGEYHREEILSLIEHATDQVWRETHRNTQVVIKMTDLYCQQPDNHGLISVMVREGELAQYFGISLLFRKNNQLLIKLAPMGQPRPTWGVKKAVQKVADLILETHPHLWLASSTVGL
- a CDS encoding phosphoenolpyruvate hydrolase family protein, translated to MAAESRTSILERLRKKNSDGLPIIGGGAGTGISAKCEEAGGIDLIVIYNSGRYRMAGRGSLSGVLAYGNANEIVKEMAYEVITAVTHTPVLAGVNGTDPFMLRDHFLRELRDLGFAGIQNFPTVGLIDGLFRANLEETGMGYHLEVEMIAAAREMDMLTTPYAFNVEEGQLMTEAGADIVVAHMGLTTKGTIGAHTAKTLDDCVEEVKAICNACKSIRGDVITLCHGGPIAEPEDASYILERVPEVDGFYGASSMERLPTEVAMTAQVKRFTEIRR